From the genome of Oscillospiraceae bacterium:
TCGCTGCCTTTTGCGTTCCAGTGGGTTGGCAGAATGTTTGGCATTGGGGCTGGTGCGGCGGCGGATTCCACCGGCTGCTACTATCTGACCCAATGCCTTGCTCTGATCATCGTTGGCGCATTTGGTGCGACACCGCTTGCCGCCAAACTTTCCAGTAATCTGTCGGCTGTTACCCGCGGAAACCACAGGCTGGTACTGCGGGTTGTCGGCTGCTGCGTGGTTCTAGTGCTCAGCATTGCCTATATGGTCAATTCCACTTACAGTACATTTTTGTATTTCAAATTTTAAGAAAAAGGAGGCCCTAAAATGCAGGAAAGCGAAGACCAAAATGCCAGGGCCTCCAGTGAAAAGATACAGAGGCGCCACATGGCTTGCCAGCAGCGCAAAAAACTGCAGCAGAAGCGCCTGTGCATGGTGACAGCGTTTACGCTGACTGTTGCAATTTTGGTTGGCATTATTGTCAATCTGATTGTGCCAGATAGGACTTTTTCAGACAATGAAAACCGCAGCCTGACTTCTCTTCCGCAGTTTTCTTTTTCTGCCCTGATGGATGGCAGTTACACGGCCGCGCTGCAAAGCTATGTCGCCGACCAGTTTGTCGGCCGCGACGGCTGGATCACCCTGAAGCTCAATGAAGACCGTGCCCGTGGCGTGCGCGAGTCAAACGGCGTCTATCTGGGCAAAAACGGCTATCTTATCGAAAAACCTGCCGACCCAAAAGAGCAGGACGTACAGCATAATTTAGACGCGGTCAGCGCATTTGTCAAAAAATTCAGTACCCTGCACTACCACATGACGCTGGTACCAAATGCCGCGAGCATTCTCTCAGACAAACTGCCCGCTCATGCACCGGTGCGTGACCAGCAGGCGGACCTAAAGAGCGTACGCAAAAGACTGCCTGCCAAGGTTGTCTTTACAGATGTCACAGCGGCGCTGACAGCGCATAAAGAGGAAGCTATCTATTATCATACGGACCACCACTGGACCAGCCTGGGCGCAGACTATGCGTTTCAGGCAATGGCACCGGGACTTGGCATTTCAAAACCAATTACTAATTACGATATTTACACCGTTACAAACAGTTTTGAGGGGACTATGGCATCAAAGAGCGGCTGCTATGACACGAAAGACAGCATTGAGGTCTATGCGCCCCGAAACAGCGGCAGCAGCTATTTTGTTACCTATGAGGACACCCACAAAAAAAGCGCTTCCCTTTACCAAAGCGCGGCGCTGAAGACCAAGGACAAGTACACGGTGTTCTTTGGCGGCAACCACCCGCGCATCACGATCCAAACGACAAACAATAATCACAAGCGCCTTTTGCTGCTCAAGGATTCTTACGCCAACTGCTTTGTGCAGTTTTTGACACCGTACTATGAGGAAATCGTAATGATTGACCCGCGCTACTATTACGATGATATCGGTAAAGTTATCTCCAGTGAAGATATTACAGATGTGCTGTTTCTCTACAATTTGAATACCTATCTTTCCGATACGTCTCTTGCAGATGTGCTTTCTTCTGCCACTGCTGTGAAGTAAAAGAAATGATACAAAAATGCCGCCT
Proteins encoded in this window:
- a CDS encoding DHHW family protein, which translates into the protein MQESEDQNARASSEKIQRRHMACQQRKKLQQKRLCMVTAFTLTVAILVGIIVNLIVPDRTFSDNENRSLTSLPQFSFSALMDGSYTAALQSYVADQFVGRDGWITLKLNEDRARGVRESNGVYLGKNGYLIEKPADPKEQDVQHNLDAVSAFVKKFSTLHYHMTLVPNAASILSDKLPAHAPVRDQQADLKSVRKRLPAKVVFTDVTAALTAHKEEAIYYHTDHHWTSLGADYAFQAMAPGLGISKPITNYDIYTVTNSFEGTMASKSGCYDTKDSIEVYAPRNSGSSYFVTYEDTHKKSASLYQSAALKTKDKYTVFFGGNHPRITIQTTNNNHKRLLLLKDSYANCFVQFLTPYYEEIVMIDPRYYYDDIGKVISSEDITDVLFLYNLNTYLSDTSLADVLSSATAVK